In Pyrus communis chromosome 1, drPyrComm1.1, whole genome shotgun sequence, the following are encoded in one genomic region:
- the LOC137739947 gene encoding PHD finger protein At1g33420-like isoform X1 has product MVMVVSERPLKRMKRRITADLNDFFTFPSASPNRRVGPFRSSVMDFISKHALLPPPSSLSPHLMTWQILFRAGDDDPSSSPADAAVVCLDIVEEDVARSRSVYCDHCRVVGWSGHPVCGKRYHFIIKADGNSIGGYHKPCMCCGDVVHIYESKCKSCNLDASTKDFEDWVYNQLENTTHLLHGVVHSNGFGHLLRVNGKEGGSRVLSGCHIMDFWDRLCKLLGVRMVSVMDVSKKYGLEYRLLHSIIKGHPWYGDWGYEFAAGSFALTRDAYKLAVETLSSLPLSIFLSQGQNHGSHVHDIISRYQSLSECKLDNIRDLFGFLISLVHDAHKYSSRVDDATCKKQGTASASRVLCTWTKSDIEYVEEAMFKVLRAVSGSNWVSARNLKRAVFKVAAPELLDYCLRELGGKMVGDGMHVCSRYNPDTEAFEYRLVAGSVSSKGSTACSSSSLSSSISEETLVLDLRFLYEYMLQPQTMMKDVPQVTRDLAISSAEKLLDCKQFVKDYKPEKMSTNDPSVTCVLCSVEFTDESEECSFINPPPELIVLSNATVSDLKLAASKAFQDVYLILKRFQAEELLDCGNVDESTQVKHLLGSAELVRVRGRCNAKSVWSKFRMERGTERWTVDCTCGAKDDDGERMLACDGCGVWRHTRCTGIPDSDSVPAKFLCERCKSSASVEKSGGPCKDEVVANVDGDSRCTGSSLTVPPDVR; this is encoded by the exons atggtgatggtggtgagCGAGCGACCACTGAAAAGGATGAAGAGGCGAATCACGGCGGATCTCAATGACTTCTTCACGTTCCCGTCGGCGTCGCCCAACCGCCGCGTGGGGCCCTTCAGGAGCAGCGTCATGGATTTCATCTCTAAGCACGCGTTGCTGCCTCCGCCCTCTTCCCTCTCCCCTCACCTCATGACGTGGCAGATCCTCTTCAGGGCCGGGGATGACGATCCGTCATCATCCCCAGCCGACGCTGCCGTCGTCTGTCTCGACATCGTGGAGGAGGACGTCGCCAGATCTAGATCCGTCTATTGTGATCACTGCCGAGTCGTTG GATGGAGTGGTCATCCAGTTTGCGGGAAACGTTATCATTTTATTATTAAGGCTGATGGTAATTCCATTGGTGGATATCACAAGCCTTGTATGTGCTGTGGAGATGTTGTGCATATCTACGAATCCAA GTGCAAATCTTGCAATCTTGATGCAAGTACAAAAGATTTTGAAGACTGGGTTTATAACCAGTTAGAGAACACAACTCATCTTCTGCATGGAGTAGTCCATTCGAATGGTTTTGGACACCTTCTTAGGGTCAATGGAAAGGAAGGTGGCTCAAGAGTTCTTTCAGGATGTCATATAATGGACTTTTGGGACCGGCTCTGTAAATTACTAGGAGTCAg AATGGTCAGTGTGATGGATGTGTCAAAGAAGTATGGGTTGGAATATCGATTACTTCATTCAATTATCAAAGGGCATCCTTGGTATGGTGATTGGGGTTATGAATTTGCTGCTGGTAGTTTTGCTCTGACTCGTGATGCCTATAAATTGGCTGTTGAAACACTCTCTAGCCTACCGTTGTCCATCTTTCTTTCCCAAGGTCAAAACCATGGTTCTCATGTCCATGACATCATCTCGCGATACCAGTCTCTTTCAGAATGCAAGCTTGACAATATAAGAGATCTCTTTGGTTTCCTTATTAGTTTGGTCCACGATGCTCACAAGTATTCCTCAAGGGTTGATGATGCCACGTGCAAGAAGCAAGGCACCGCCTCCGCCTCACGAGTTTTGTGTACATGGACTAAGAGTGATATTGAATATGTTGAAGAGGCCATGTTCAAAGTATTGCGTGCTGTTTCTGGTTCTAATTGGGTAAGTGCACGTAATCTTAAACGTGCTGTGTTTAAGGTGGCTGCGCCAGAACTCCTTGATTATTGCCTTAGGGAACTTGGAGGGAAAATGGTGGGGGATGGGATGCATGTTTGTTCCAGATACAATCCTGATACAGAGGCTTTTGAGTACAG ACTCGTGGCTGGGAGTGTCTCATCAAAGGGAAGCACTGCTTGCTCTAGTTCTTCTCTCTCTAGCAGCATATCAGAAGAAACTCTCGTGCTGGACTTGCGCTTCTTATATGAGTACATGCTCCAACCCCAAACTATGATGAAGGACGTGCCTCAGGTAACAAGGGATCTTGCAATCAGCTCAGCTGAGAAGCTACTTGACTGCAAGCAGTTTGTGAAAGACTACAAGCCTGAAAAGATGTCAACTAATGACCCATCTGTGACATGTGTCTTGTGTAGTGTGGAATTTACAGATGAATCTGAAGAATGTTCCTTCATTAATCCTCCTCCCGAACTGATTGTCCTGTCAAATGCTACCGTATCTGATCTCAAGCTAGCAGCATCAAAAGCTTTCCAAGATGTGTATTTGATATTAAAAAGGTTTCAAGCTGAAGAGTTGCTTGACTGCGGCAATGTTGATGAATCCACCCAGGTCAAGCACTTGTTAGGATCAGCCGAACTTGTTCGGGTGAGAGGGAGGTGCAACGCAAAGAGTGTATGGAGTAAGTTTAGGATGGAAAGGGGGACTGAGAGATGGACAGTAGATTGCACGTGTGGGGCCAAGGATGATGACGGAGAAAGAATGTTGGCTTGTGATGGTTGTGGCGTGTGGCGGCACACTAGATGTACTGGAATCCCCGACTCTGATTCAGTTCCTGCAAAATTTCTTTGCGAGAGATGCAAAAGCTCCGCCTCTGTAGAGAAATCCGGGGGCCCCTGCAAAGACGAGGTTGTTGCCAATGTAGACGGAGATAGCCGCTGCACTGGGAGTAGTTTGACCGTCCCACCCGATGTTCGCTGA
- the LOC137739947 gene encoding PHD finger protein At1g33420-like isoform X2: MVMVVSERPLKRMKRRITADLNDFFTFPSASPNRRVGPFRSSVMDFISKHALLPPPSSLSPHLMTWQILFRAGDDDPSSSPADAAVVCLDIVEEDVARSRSVYCDHCRVVGWSGHPVCGKRYHFIIKADGNSIGGYHKPCMCCGDVVHIYESKMVSVMDVSKKYGLEYRLLHSIIKGHPWYGDWGYEFAAGSFALTRDAYKLAVETLSSLPLSIFLSQGQNHGSHVHDIISRYQSLSECKLDNIRDLFGFLISLVHDAHKYSSRVDDATCKKQGTASASRVLCTWTKSDIEYVEEAMFKVLRAVSGSNWVSARNLKRAVFKVAAPELLDYCLRELGGKMVGDGMHVCSRYNPDTEAFEYRLVAGSVSSKGSTACSSSSLSSSISEETLVLDLRFLYEYMLQPQTMMKDVPQVTRDLAISSAEKLLDCKQFVKDYKPEKMSTNDPSVTCVLCSVEFTDESEECSFINPPPELIVLSNATVSDLKLAASKAFQDVYLILKRFQAEELLDCGNVDESTQVKHLLGSAELVRVRGRCNAKSVWSKFRMERGTERWTVDCTCGAKDDDGERMLACDGCGVWRHTRCTGIPDSDSVPAKFLCERCKSSASVEKSGGPCKDEVVANVDGDSRCTGSSLTVPPDVR, translated from the exons atggtgatggtggtgagCGAGCGACCACTGAAAAGGATGAAGAGGCGAATCACGGCGGATCTCAATGACTTCTTCACGTTCCCGTCGGCGTCGCCCAACCGCCGCGTGGGGCCCTTCAGGAGCAGCGTCATGGATTTCATCTCTAAGCACGCGTTGCTGCCTCCGCCCTCTTCCCTCTCCCCTCACCTCATGACGTGGCAGATCCTCTTCAGGGCCGGGGATGACGATCCGTCATCATCCCCAGCCGACGCTGCCGTCGTCTGTCTCGACATCGTGGAGGAGGACGTCGCCAGATCTAGATCCGTCTATTGTGATCACTGCCGAGTCGTTG GATGGAGTGGTCATCCAGTTTGCGGGAAACGTTATCATTTTATTATTAAGGCTGATGGTAATTCCATTGGTGGATATCACAAGCCTTGTATGTGCTGTGGAGATGTTGTGCATATCTACGAATCCAA AATGGTCAGTGTGATGGATGTGTCAAAGAAGTATGGGTTGGAATATCGATTACTTCATTCAATTATCAAAGGGCATCCTTGGTATGGTGATTGGGGTTATGAATTTGCTGCTGGTAGTTTTGCTCTGACTCGTGATGCCTATAAATTGGCTGTTGAAACACTCTCTAGCCTACCGTTGTCCATCTTTCTTTCCCAAGGTCAAAACCATGGTTCTCATGTCCATGACATCATCTCGCGATACCAGTCTCTTTCAGAATGCAAGCTTGACAATATAAGAGATCTCTTTGGTTTCCTTATTAGTTTGGTCCACGATGCTCACAAGTATTCCTCAAGGGTTGATGATGCCACGTGCAAGAAGCAAGGCACCGCCTCCGCCTCACGAGTTTTGTGTACATGGACTAAGAGTGATATTGAATATGTTGAAGAGGCCATGTTCAAAGTATTGCGTGCTGTTTCTGGTTCTAATTGGGTAAGTGCACGTAATCTTAAACGTGCTGTGTTTAAGGTGGCTGCGCCAGAACTCCTTGATTATTGCCTTAGGGAACTTGGAGGGAAAATGGTGGGGGATGGGATGCATGTTTGTTCCAGATACAATCCTGATACAGAGGCTTTTGAGTACAG ACTCGTGGCTGGGAGTGTCTCATCAAAGGGAAGCACTGCTTGCTCTAGTTCTTCTCTCTCTAGCAGCATATCAGAAGAAACTCTCGTGCTGGACTTGCGCTTCTTATATGAGTACATGCTCCAACCCCAAACTATGATGAAGGACGTGCCTCAGGTAACAAGGGATCTTGCAATCAGCTCAGCTGAGAAGCTACTTGACTGCAAGCAGTTTGTGAAAGACTACAAGCCTGAAAAGATGTCAACTAATGACCCATCTGTGACATGTGTCTTGTGTAGTGTGGAATTTACAGATGAATCTGAAGAATGTTCCTTCATTAATCCTCCTCCCGAACTGATTGTCCTGTCAAATGCTACCGTATCTGATCTCAAGCTAGCAGCATCAAAAGCTTTCCAAGATGTGTATTTGATATTAAAAAGGTTTCAAGCTGAAGAGTTGCTTGACTGCGGCAATGTTGATGAATCCACCCAGGTCAAGCACTTGTTAGGATCAGCCGAACTTGTTCGGGTGAGAGGGAGGTGCAACGCAAAGAGTGTATGGAGTAAGTTTAGGATGGAAAGGGGGACTGAGAGATGGACAGTAGATTGCACGTGTGGGGCCAAGGATGATGACGGAGAAAGAATGTTGGCTTGTGATGGTTGTGGCGTGTGGCGGCACACTAGATGTACTGGAATCCCCGACTCTGATTCAGTTCCTGCAAAATTTCTTTGCGAGAGATGCAAAAGCTCCGCCTCTGTAGAGAAATCCGGGGGCCCCTGCAAAGACGAGGTTGTTGCCAATGTAGACGGAGATAGCCGCTGCACTGGGAGTAGTTTGACCGTCCCACCCGATGTTCGCTGA
- the LOC137743483 gene encoding uncharacterized protein, which produces MMKLFDAHCHLQDPRIFDKAPQLIAATLDSGVVRFAVNGVSEKDWHLVKQLGESYPCVIPCFGLHPWFVAERTPNWLNTLKQFFESTPSAAVGEIGLDKGSHGKKVDFADQVNVFRQQLELAKELKRPASIHCVHAFGDLLQIMKSLGPFPAGVILHSFLGSAEMVPEFASLGAYFSFSGFLMSMKVNKAKRMLKMVPSERILLETDAPDALPKSELGSLHLVEGDASFPKELQSQEISSAPVASASDAVTLPKEVLNHPANIHNVLIYVASLLEMTTEELAEISYHNAVRLFSYDVGS; this is translated from the exons ATGATGAAATTGTTTGACGCGCACTGTCACCTGCAAGACCCAAGAATCTTTGACAAGGCGCCCCAATTGATTGCAGCAACCCTCGATTCTGGCGTCGTTCGTTTTGCCGTCAATGGAGTCTCTGAG AAAGATTGGCACTTGGTCAAGCAGCTTGGGGAGTCCTATCCTTGCGTAATTCCATGCTTCGGTCTCCATCCCTg GTTTGTTGCAGAGAGGACACCAAATTGGCTTAACACTTTAAAACAATTCTTCGAGTCTACGCCCTCTGCAGCGGTTGGAGAG ATAGGCTTGGACAAGGGTTCGCATGGGAAGAAGGTCGATTTCGCGGATCAG GTTAATGTATTCAGGCAACAACTTGAACTTGCAAAAGAGTTAAAAAGGCCAGCATCCATCCATTGTGTCCATGCTTTTGGTGACCTTCTTCAGATAATGAA ATCTTTAGGGCCTTTTCCTGCTGGCGTGATTCTTCATTCTTTCCTGGGTTCTGCTGAAATGGTTCCTGAATTTGCCAGTCTTGGTGCTTACTTTTCGTTCTCTGGATTTCTCATGTCCATGAAAGTAAACAAGGCAAAGAGGATGCTGAAGATG GTACCTTCTGAAAGAATATTACTGGAGACAGATGCACCTGATGCATTACCAAAGTCTGAGTTAGGTTCTCTGCATCTGGTTGAAGGAGATGCTTCCTTCCCTAAAGAGCTTCAGTCGCAAGAAATTTCCTCAGCTCCAGTGGCTAGTGCAAGCGATGCTGTAACACTTCCAAAAGAAGTACTAAATCACCCAGCAAATATTCACAAT GTACTCATCTATGTCGCATCTTTGCTAGAGATGACCACAGAAGAACTTGCTGAAATAAGTTACCATAATGCAGTGCGCTTATTCTCTTACGATGTAGGAAGCTAA
- the LOC137743472 gene encoding adenine DNA glycosylase, with protein MISDRTRSKSSSRSKKDMGNAVVVVPDQKTTTKRAAPASQRQTQRRRQSAKEKEVQDIEDIEDLFSEEETQRIRKSLLEWYGLYRRELPWREVEAGEDLEIRAYRVWVSEVMLQQTRVQTVIQYYHRWLLKWPTIHHLARASLEEVNEMWAGLGYYRRARFLLEGARMIVAEGVQFPKTVSQLRKVPGIGDYTAGAIASIAFKEVVPVVDGNVIRVIARLRAISANPKDSLTVKKFWKLAAQLVDPFQPGDFNQALMELGATVCTPLSPSCSSCPASGQCRALSISGHDSSVLVTDYPVKVVKAKQRRDFSAVCVVEILGDEEPSDRHQINNGFLLVKRPDEGLLAGLWEFPSVLLAGEADLVTRREEIDKYLNKHFRLNPCDIASREYVGEYVHVFSHIRLKMYVEWLVLHIKGGMVSKQLKETVPWKCVDAKVLSSLGLTSGVRKVYTMVQKFKREQLPCGPALESKKMKRCKASRTK; from the exons ATGATTTCGGACAGGACCAGGAGCAAGAGTAGCAGCCGAAGCAAGAAGGATATGGGGAATGCAGTTGTTGTTGTTCCCGATCAAAAAACAACAACTAAAAGAGCAGCACCGGCGTCCCAAAGACAAACGCAGAGGCGACGGCAATCGGCCAAGGAAAAGGAAGTGCAAGACATCGAAGACATAGAAGATTTGTTCAGCGAAGAGGAGACCCAGAGAATTAGGAAGTCTCTGCTGGAATGGTACGGCCTCTACCGAAGAGAGCTGCCGTGGAGAGAAGTGGAAGCTGGGGAGGACCTTGAGATAAGAGCCTACAGAGTGTGGGTCTCGGAAGTGATGCTGCAACAGACGAGGGTTCAGACTGTTATTCAGTACTACCACCGTTGGCTGCTCAAATGGCCCACCATTCACCACCTCGCCCGGGCTTCTCTTGAG GAGGTGAATGAAATGTGGGCAGGTTTGGGCTACTACCGACGCGCCCGATTTCTTTTAGAG GGAGCTAGAATGATTGTTGCAGAAGGAGTTCAATTTCCTAAAACAGTTTCTCAACTACGAAAAGTTCCGGGAATTGGAGACTATACAGCTGGAGCAATAGCTTCGATCGCATTTAAAGAG GTGGTTCCCGTGGTTGATGGAAATGTAATAAGGGTGATCGCTAGACTAAGGGCTATTTCTGCCAATCCAAAAGACTCTTTGACTGTCAAGAAATTTTG GAAACTAGCAGCTCAGTTAGTTGATCCTTTCCAGCCTGGGGATTTCAATCAGGCCCTCATGGAGCTTGGCGCAACTGTATGTACCCCATTGAGTCCAAGCTGCAGCTCATGTCCTGCATCAGGCCAATGTCGTGCACTGTCAATCTCTGGGCATGATAGTTCAGTGCTGGTTACAGATTATCCAGTTAAGGTGGTAAAGGCCAAACAGAGACGTGATTTTTCTGCTGTATGTGTTGTCGAAATATTAGGAGATGAGGAACCATCAGACAGACACCAAATCAACAATGGGTTTCTTCTTGTAAAACGACCTGATGAAGGGTTGCTTGCTGGCCTCTGGGAGTTCCCGTCTGTCCTGCTGGCTGGAGAAGCTGACTTGGTCACTAGGAGAGAAGAAATCgacaaatatttaaataaacatTTTAGACTTAACCCCTGCGACATAGCTTCAAGGGAATATGTTGGAGAATATGTCCATGTTTTCTCTCACATTCGTCTCAAGATGTACGTGGAATGGTTGGTGTTACATATAAAAG GTGGGATGGTTAGCAAGCAGCTCAAAGAAACCGTGCCTTGGAAATGCGTAGATGCCAAGGTCCTTTCAAGCCTGGGGTTGACATCTGGTGTAAGAAAG GTTTACACTATGGTTCAAAAATTTAAGCGAGAGCAGTTGCCATGTGGTCCTGCCTTGGAAAGCAAGAAAATGAAACGATGCAAAGCGTCTCGAACAAAATAG
- the LOC137740172 gene encoding uncharacterized protein isoform X1: MIGQEKRRWFCFSGELSSKLITKQASMALAILSLPKPSPPQVQLHALQCRRRRQPNGKHLAEFSALPKSSARLPFRRKTSNHQEMMKSKVVASQRKRNIAWSALQESSTSTADADADAAAADTSTKEVRTADQKAAAPAKPKVAAKAPVKALPQMMEEDVIPPLKAILQTQDELSDIELCFQDNRLEGSFIKKGNTYSFWVFFPSGVLTGPKGFSLSSYGSGASTVEPFLVDEKKITAKHIVFWVEKRLAAQGIIPVWKLD; this comes from the exons ATGATAGGCCAAGAGAAGAGAAGATGGTTTTGTTTCAGTGGCGAATTGAGCTCCAAATTGATCACCAAGCAAGCAAGCATGGCTTTGGCTATTCTTTCTCTGCCCAAACCATCTCCTCCGCAGGTTCAGCTTCATGCTCTTCAATGTCGACGACGACGACAGCCAAATGGAAAGCATTTGGCAGAATTCTCAGCTCTCCCCAAGTCATCAGCCCGCCTTCCTTTTCGAAGGAAGACCTCAAACCAT CAGGAAATGATGAAAAGTAAAGTGGTAGCAtctcaaagaaaaagaaacattgCCTGGTCTGCTTTGCAAGAATCATCCACTTCCACCG CTGATGCTGATGctgatgctgctgctgctgatacAAGTACGAAGGAGGTTAGAACAGCTGATCAAAAAGCAGCAGCTCCGGCGAAGCCTAAAGTTGCAGCGAAAGCTCCAGTGAAGGCGTTGCCTCAAATGATGGAGGAGGACGTTATCCCGCCATTGAAAGCAATACTCCAAACTCAAGATGAACTCTCTGATATTGAGCTTTGTTTTCAAGACAACAGG CTGGAAGGTTCCTTTATAAAGAAGGGCAATACCTACTCGTTTTGGGTCTTCTTTCCCAGTGGAGTCCTCACAG GTCCAAAGGGGTTTTCGCTGTCTTCGTATGGCTCAGGAGCGAGCACTGTTGAGCCTTTTCTCGTTGATGAGAAGAAAATCACAGCAAAACATATTGTCTTTTGGGTTGAAAAGCGTTTAGCCGCTCAAGGAATCATTCCTGTCTGGAAATTGGACTAG
- the LOC137740172 gene encoding uncharacterized protein isoform X2 has translation MIGQEKRRWFCFSGELSSKLITKQASMALAILSLPKPSPPQVQLHALQCRRRRQPNGKHLAEFSALPKSSARLPFRRKTSNHEMMKSKVVASQRKRNIAWSALQESSTSTADADADAAAADTSTKEVRTADQKAAAPAKPKVAAKAPVKALPQMMEEDVIPPLKAILQTQDELSDIELCFQDNRLEGSFIKKGNTYSFWVFFPSGVLTGPKGFSLSSYGSGASTVEPFLVDEKKITAKHIVFWVEKRLAAQGIIPVWKLD, from the exons ATGATAGGCCAAGAGAAGAGAAGATGGTTTTGTTTCAGTGGCGAATTGAGCTCCAAATTGATCACCAAGCAAGCAAGCATGGCTTTGGCTATTCTTTCTCTGCCCAAACCATCTCCTCCGCAGGTTCAGCTTCATGCTCTTCAATGTCGACGACGACGACAGCCAAATGGAAAGCATTTGGCAGAATTCTCAGCTCTCCCCAAGTCATCAGCCCGCCTTCCTTTTCGAAGGAAGACCTCAAACCAT GAAATGATGAAAAGTAAAGTGGTAGCAtctcaaagaaaaagaaacattgCCTGGTCTGCTTTGCAAGAATCATCCACTTCCACCG CTGATGCTGATGctgatgctgctgctgctgatacAAGTACGAAGGAGGTTAGAACAGCTGATCAAAAAGCAGCAGCTCCGGCGAAGCCTAAAGTTGCAGCGAAAGCTCCAGTGAAGGCGTTGCCTCAAATGATGGAGGAGGACGTTATCCCGCCATTGAAAGCAATACTCCAAACTCAAGATGAACTCTCTGATATTGAGCTTTGTTTTCAAGACAACAGG CTGGAAGGTTCCTTTATAAAGAAGGGCAATACCTACTCGTTTTGGGTCTTCTTTCCCAGTGGAGTCCTCACAG GTCCAAAGGGGTTTTCGCTGTCTTCGTATGGCTCAGGAGCGAGCACTGTTGAGCCTTTTCTCGTTGATGAGAAGAAAATCACAGCAAAACATATTGTCTTTTGGGTTGAAAAGCGTTTAGCCGCTCAAGGAATCATTCCTGTCTGGAAATTGGACTAG
- the LOC137740163 gene encoding putative pentatricopeptide repeat-containing protein At5g08310, mitochondrial, which produces MALLLPRISNTHRNLWKSTPPPIIFSKQLTGTAYSNHYASDASDTDTDPSLVSALISIFTKRPFSPDDPELKTLAPRLTTKAVESVLNGLRSWKTAHVFFTWAPNQCGYRHNCYTYNAMASHLSRARQNAPLRAMAMEVVSSNCSLTPGALGFFLRCLASVDLVQEANFFFDQVTAKGLCVPNSYSYNCLLEAISKSKSNSIELLEMRLQEMRDSGWEFGKHTLTPALQVYCNAGKFEKALNVFNEMYERGWVDAHVMSILVVSFSKWGEVDKAFDLIERMEDHKLGLNEKTFHVLIHGFVRQSRVDKALQLFDKMRKSGFALDISLFDVLIGGLCKNKELEKALSMYSEMKALGIHADAGILARLIPSFSDEVEMIRVLEEVQGDLNEEDMLLLCTSVLNGLTNNGSIDKAYQLLQAMMQYESDSEGEVDKILVVMKRVRPVTTNFEIVIDGLLRFGKFDMALSLYKDMIQIGCKPNVSIYNNLIDALCNSDRLDESYKLLREMEQSGLEPTHFTHNSIFGCLCRRQDVVAALNLVKEMRACGHEPWIKYSTLLVKQLCKHEKVVEACNFLDNMVHEGFLPDIVTYSTAINGLVKIQEVDRAVQLFQDICAHGYCPDVVSHNILISGLCKAKRVSEAESLLDEMVMKGLVPSVVTYNLLIDGWCKTSHVDKAILCLSRMFGEDREPNVITYTTLIDGLFNAGRVDDALALWNNMGKKGCAPNRIAYMALITGLCKCGRPDEALVYLREMEEKEMKPEIFVYAAVVSARLSELNLPRQ; this is translated from the coding sequence ATGGCATTATTATTGCCAAGAATCTCAAATACCCATCGAAATCTGTGGAAATCAACGCCGCCGCCTATCATCTTCTCCAAGCAGCTCACAGGCACAGCCTACTCAAATCACTATGCTAGTGATGCTAGTGATACTGACACCGACCCTTCTCTCGTCAGCGCTCTCATTTCCATCTTCACCAAGCGACCCTTTTCCCCGGACGACCCGGAGTTGAAGACCCTCGCTCCACGACTCACCACCAAAGCTGTCGAAAGTGTGCTTAATGGCCTCCGGAGTTGGAAAACCGCTCACGTCTTCTTCACCTGGGCACCCAACCAATGCGGCTACAGGCACAACTGCTATACTTACAATGCCATGGCGTCTCACCTATCACGTGCTCGACAGAATGCCCCACTCAGAGCTATGGCTATGGAAGTTGTGAGTTCCAACTGTTCTCTCACTCCTGGGGCTCTGGGATTCTTTCTAAGATGTTTAGCCAGCGTAGACTTGGTTCAAGAAGCTAACTTTTTCTTTGATCAAGTCACGGCCAAGGGTCTTTGTGTTCCGAATAGTTATAGCTATAATTGTTTGTTGGAGGCTATATCTAAATCTAAGTCCAACTCAATTGAATTGCTTGAAATGAGATTGCAAGAAATGCGAGATTCTGGGTGGGAATTCGGTAAGCACACGCTGACCCCGGCGTTGCAGGTCTATTGCAATGCAGGCAAGTTCGAAAAGGCTTTAAATGTTTTCAACGAAATGTATGAGAGGGGGTGGGTTGATGCCCATGTCATGTCCATCTTGGTGGTGTCTTTTAGCAAGTGGGGCGAGGTGGATAAGGCTTTCGATTTGATTGAAAGAATGGAAGATCACAAGCTTGGATTGAATGAGAAGACATTTCATGTTCTGATTCATGGGTTTGTGAGGCAGTCCAGAGTGGACAAGGCCCTCcaattgtttgataaaatgcGCAAGTCAGGTTTTGCACTCGACATTTCTCTTTTCGATGTACTGATCGGAGGACTCTGTAAGAATAAAGAGCTCGAAAAAGCCTTGTCTATGTATTCGGAGATGAAGGCATTGGGAATCCATGCTGATGCTGGGATACTAGCAAGGCTCATCCCATCCTTTTCTGATGAAGTGGAAATGATCCGGGTACTTGAGGAAGTCCAAGGAGATTTAAATGAAGAGGATATGCTTTTGCTTTGCACTTCCGTGTTGAATGGTCTTACTAATAATGGCTCCATTGACAAAGCTTATCAACTTCTTCAGGCAATGATGCAATACGAATCTGATTCTGAAGGTGAGGTAGATAAGATCCTTGTAGTTATGAAAAGGGTTCGTCCCGTCACAACTAATTTTGAAATTGTTATTGATGGTCTACTCAGGTTTGGTAAGTTTGACATGGCCTTAAGCCTTTACAAAGATATGATTCAGATCGGCTGTAAACCAAATGTATCAatttataacaatttgattGATGCACTGTGCAATTCAGATAGATTGGACGAAAGTTATAAGCTTCTGAGAGAGATGGAGCAGTCAGGACTTGAACCAACACATTTTACCCACAACTCTATATTTGGGTGCCTCTGTAGAAGACAGGATGTTGTAGCAGCCCTTAACCTAGTGAAGGAGATGCGTGCTTGTGGACATGAACCATGGATAAAATATTCCACCTTGCTTGTGAAGCAGCTGTGCAAACATGAAAAGGTAGTTGAAGCTTGTAATTTTCTTGATAACATGGTTCACGAAGGTTTTCTCCCTGATATAGTTACCTATTCTACGGCTATAAACGGATTGGTCAAAATTCAAGAAGTAGATCGAGCTGTGCAGCTGTTCCAGGATATCTGTGCTCATGGTTATTGTCCTGATGTAGTTTCTCATAATATATTGATAAGTGGGCTTTGCAAGGCCAAAAGAGTTTCAGAAGCTGAATCTCTTTTGGATGAGATGGTGATGAAGGGTCTTGTTCCCTCAGTTGTAACCTACAATCTGCTGATTGATGGATGGTGTAAAACTAGTCACGTTGATAAAGCAATACTTTGCCTTTCCAGGATGTTTGGTGAAGACAGAGAACCAAATGTGATTACCTACACAACATTAATAGATGGGCTGTTCAATGCTGGAAGGGTCGATGATGCTCTTGCGCTTTGGAACAATATGGGAAAGAAAGGATGTGCTCCAAATAGAATTGCTTATATGGCTCTCATTACTGGTCTTTGCAAGTGTGGCAGGCCTGATGAGGCACTGGTTTATCTTCGTGAGATGGAAGAGAAGGAAATGAAACCTGAGATTTTTGTATATGCAGCAGTAGTAAGTGCTCGTCTCTCTGAGCTAAACCTACCCCGACAGTGA